In Capsicum annuum cultivar UCD-10X-F1 chromosome 7, UCD10Xv1.1, whole genome shotgun sequence, one genomic interval encodes:
- the LOC107878731 gene encoding LOW QUALITY PROTEIN: uncharacterized protein LOC107878731 (The sequence of the model RefSeq protein was modified relative to this genomic sequence to represent the inferred CDS: inserted 2 bases in 1 codon), with product MGGGGAFRAAAKVAGITVANSGFRSVTAEHPVYTAARNVVRPVSVSAISSSLEDVKSGVVTAVNGGGGGGLSDVSAVQKVVTEFDDWEMAGDEEEMMVSVGEPLPRVVFGGAPSLQEATEATSDLKHALEKVYLSGPANECGGSCVSGSSSSPFSKTCVVSETVVTKSAPKHAMQAFRFLNETPAAQSVVASIACDPNVWNAVMQNPALQEFLESQKTSASFPDSDHKIDESVADTDSFSQSSRRSTSSKSQADESKSGNSFTDFLQNVTRTVTQTVVDMMNSLSDYFNNLFGGNKVFFNADGSAKLGAXWRRHWELLSWVWQSWL from the exons ATGGGTGGTGGAGGAGCATTCAGAGCAGCGGCGAAAGTCGCCGGAATCACCGTCGCAAACAGCGGATTCCGTTCCGTTACGGCGGAGCATCCAGTTTACACCGCCGCACGTAACGTCGTCCGTCCGGTGTCCGTTTCCGCTATATCATCGTCATTGGAAGATGTGAAATCCGGCGTTGTCACGGCGGTTAACGGAGGAGGCGGAGGAGGATTATCCGATGTGTCGGCGGTGCAAAAAGTGGTGACGGAGTTTGATGACTGGGAGATGGCTGGTGATGAGGAGGAAATGATGGTTAGTGTTGGTGAACCGTTACCGAGAGTTGTGTTTGGTGGTGCTCCGTCTCTTCAGGAAGCTACTGAAGCTACTTCTGATCTCAAACACGCTCTCGAAAA GGTATATTTGTCTGGACCTGCTAATGAATGTGGAGGATCTTGTGTATCTGGCTCAAGCTCATCACCCTTCTCCAAAACCTGTGTTGTCAGCGAGACTGTAGTGACAAAATCTGCGCCGAAACATGCTATGCAGGCATTTAGGTTTCTTAATGAAACTCCTGCCGCTCAG AGCGTTGTTGCTTCAATTGCTTGTGACCCAAATGTGTGGAATGCGGTAATGCAAAATCCAGCCCTTCAGGAATTCCTCGAGTCACAAAAAACCA GTGCATCATTCCCAGACTCAGATCACAAGATAGATGAATCCGTTGCTGATACTGATTCGTTCTCTCAGTCATCCCGAAGGAGTACGTCTTCCAAATCTCAGGCCGACGAATCTAAATCCGGGAATTCTTTTACAGATTTTCTGCAGAATGTTACACGAACAGTGACACAAACAGTGGTTGATATGATGAACAGCTTGTCAGATTACTTCAACAATCTGTTTGGAGGCAACAAGGTTTTCTTTAATGCTGATGGAAGTGCTAAATTAGGCGC GTGGAGACGACATTGGGAGCTTCTTTCATGGGTTTGGCAGTCATGGTTATGA
- the LOC107878730 gene encoding putative beta-glucosidase 41 isoform X2 — MGYLHQETRLLLLHKLIGLFKNVYGCMSNPSIFEESDTNAATFLESPSNLGRILDFSNANTAVDQYHRFEGDIELMNNIGMDAYRFSISWTRIFPNGTGEPNPEGIEYYNNLIDALLEKGIEPYVTLFHWDLPQKLEDSYEGFLSNQIIKEFERYAITCFKAFGDRVKHWITFNEPHGFTIQGYDLGVQAPGRCSILLHLFCRKGKSSVEPYIVAHNILLSHAAAYHAYQKMFKGSQRGKVGISLDSKWYEPRSDCEEDRDAASRAMDFGLGWFLDPLLLGNYPLSMQKMVAKRLPAISPQESKLLKGSIDFLGINHYTTLYARNDRLRITKFMLNDAYSDSAVITTPFRHGVAIGEKAASGWLRIVPWGIRKLMNYIKDKYGNPLVMITENGMDEPNRSHIALNDALQDDRRITYHRDYLSNLSAAIREDNCNIKGYFVWSLLDNWEWNSGYTVRFGLYHVDFKNNLTRTPKSSAKWFKSMLTSERKLNVI; from the exons ATGGGATACCTTCATCAAGAGACCAGGTTGTTGTTGTTACATAAGTTgatcggactcttcaaaaatgtctacgggTGCATGTCAAATCCttctatttttgaagaatccgacacgAATGCGGCAACATTTTtagagagtccgagcaacttag GAAGAATATTGGATTTCAGCAATGCAAATACTGCAGTTGATCAATATCATCGTTTCGAG GGTGACATAGAGTTGATGAACAATATTGGAATGGATGCCTATAGATTCTCAATTTCTTGGACACGAATTTTCCCAA ATGGAACAGGAGAACCAAATCCAGAAGGAATTGAATACTACAACAATCTCATAGATGCCTTACTAGAAAAAG gAATCGAACCCTATGTAACACTGTTCCACTGGGATCTACCACAGAAACTTGAAGATTCGTACGAAGGATTTTTGAGCAATCAAATAAT AAAAGAATTCGAACGATATGCTATTACATGTTTCAAAGCATTTGGAGATAGGGTGAAGCATTGGATCACCTTTAACGAGCCGCACGGTTTTACAATTCAAGGTTATGACCTGGGAGTTCAAGCTCCAGGAAGGTGCTCTATTCTTTTGCACCTGTTCTGCAGGAAAGGGAAATCGTCTGTCGAACCGTATATTGTAGCACATAACATTCTGTTGTCTCATGCTGCTGCTTATCATGCTTACCAGAAAATGTTCAAG GGAAGTCAACGGGGCAAAGTGGGGATATCGTTAGATTCTAAATGGTACGAGCCACGTTCAGATTGCGAAGAGGACAGAGATGCTGCAAGTAGAGCGATGGATTTTGGACTTGGATG GTTCCTTGATCCACTTCTCCTTGGGAATTATCCTCTTTCAATGCAGAAGATGGTGGCTAAAAGACTCCCAGCGATCAGTCCACAGGAGTCGAAACTGCTGAAGGGATCTATTGATTTTCTTGGCATCAATCACTATACCACGTTATATGCACGGAATGATAGATTAAGGATAACGAAGTTCATGTTGAACGATGCTTACTCCGACTCCGCTGTGATAACTACTC CTTTCAGGCATGGAGTTGCAATCGGAGAAAAG GCTGCATCTGGTTGGCTGCGCATCGTCCCATGGGGCATTAGGAAGTTGATGAATTACATCAAAGATAAATATGGGAACCCGTTGGTGATGATTACTGAAAATG GTATGGATGAACCTAACAGATCCCATATAGCGTTAAACGATGCTTTACAAGATGACAGGAGAATAACATACCACAGAGACTATCTCTCAAATCTCTCTGCTGCCATAAG GGAAGACAACTGCAATATCAAAGGTTACTTTGTTTGGTCACTACTTGATAACTGGGAATGGAACTCAGGTTATACTGTAAGGTTTGGACTATACCATGTAGACTTTAAGAACAATCTAACAAGGACTCCAAAGTCCTCTGCTAAGTGGTTCAAAAGCATGCTGACATCAGAAAGAAAACTGAACGTGATATAA
- the LOC107878730 gene encoding putative beta-glucosidase 41 isoform X1: MKIIFSIFIICLSCLFVNSESISRDDFPEGFIFGTASSAYQFEGAVNEGNKGISIWDTFIKRPGRILDFSNANTAVDQYHRFEGDIELMNNIGMDAYRFSISWTRIFPNGTGEPNPEGIEYYNNLIDALLEKGIEPYVTLFHWDLPQKLEDSYEGFLSNQIIKEFERYAITCFKAFGDRVKHWITFNEPHGFTIQGYDLGVQAPGRCSILLHLFCRKGKSSVEPYIVAHNILLSHAAAYHAYQKMFKGSQRGKVGISLDSKWYEPRSDCEEDRDAASRAMDFGLGWFLDPLLLGNYPLSMQKMVAKRLPAISPQESKLLKGSIDFLGINHYTTLYARNDRLRITKFMLNDAYSDSAVITTPFRHGVAIGEKAASGWLRIVPWGIRKLMNYIKDKYGNPLVMITENGMDEPNRSHIALNDALQDDRRITYHRDYLSNLSAAIREDNCNIKGYFVWSLLDNWEWNSGYTVRFGLYHVDFKNNLTRTPKSSAKWFKSMLTSERKLNVI; encoded by the exons atgaaaatcatattttccaTCTTCATCATTTGCCTGTCATGTCTCTTTGTGAACTCAGAATCCATTAGTCGTGATGATTTTCCAGAGGGTTTCATTTTTGGAACTGCTTCTTCAGCTTATCAG TTTGAAGGTGCTGTGAATGAAGGAAACAAAGGAATTAGCATATGGGATACCTTCATCAAGAGACCAG GAAGAATATTGGATTTCAGCAATGCAAATACTGCAGTTGATCAATATCATCGTTTCGAG GGTGACATAGAGTTGATGAACAATATTGGAATGGATGCCTATAGATTCTCAATTTCTTGGACACGAATTTTCCCAA ATGGAACAGGAGAACCAAATCCAGAAGGAATTGAATACTACAACAATCTCATAGATGCCTTACTAGAAAAAG gAATCGAACCCTATGTAACACTGTTCCACTGGGATCTACCACAGAAACTTGAAGATTCGTACGAAGGATTTTTGAGCAATCAAATAAT AAAAGAATTCGAACGATATGCTATTACATGTTTCAAAGCATTTGGAGATAGGGTGAAGCATTGGATCACCTTTAACGAGCCGCACGGTTTTACAATTCAAGGTTATGACCTGGGAGTTCAAGCTCCAGGAAGGTGCTCTATTCTTTTGCACCTGTTCTGCAGGAAAGGGAAATCGTCTGTCGAACCGTATATTGTAGCACATAACATTCTGTTGTCTCATGCTGCTGCTTATCATGCTTACCAGAAAATGTTCAAG GGAAGTCAACGGGGCAAAGTGGGGATATCGTTAGATTCTAAATGGTACGAGCCACGTTCAGATTGCGAAGAGGACAGAGATGCTGCAAGTAGAGCGATGGATTTTGGACTTGGATG GTTCCTTGATCCACTTCTCCTTGGGAATTATCCTCTTTCAATGCAGAAGATGGTGGCTAAAAGACTCCCAGCGATCAGTCCACAGGAGTCGAAACTGCTGAAGGGATCTATTGATTTTCTTGGCATCAATCACTATACCACGTTATATGCACGGAATGATAGATTAAGGATAACGAAGTTCATGTTGAACGATGCTTACTCCGACTCCGCTGTGATAACTACTC CTTTCAGGCATGGAGTTGCAATCGGAGAAAAG GCTGCATCTGGTTGGCTGCGCATCGTCCCATGGGGCATTAGGAAGTTGATGAATTACATCAAAGATAAATATGGGAACCCGTTGGTGATGATTACTGAAAATG GTATGGATGAACCTAACAGATCCCATATAGCGTTAAACGATGCTTTACAAGATGACAGGAGAATAACATACCACAGAGACTATCTCTCAAATCTCTCTGCTGCCATAAG GGAAGACAACTGCAATATCAAAGGTTACTTTGTTTGGTCACTACTTGATAACTGGGAATGGAACTCAGGTTATACTGTAAGGTTTGGACTATACCATGTAGACTTTAAGAACAATCTAACAAGGACTCCAAAGTCCTCTGCTAAGTGGTTCAAAAGCATGCTGACATCAGAAAGAAAACTGAACGTGATATAA
- the LOC107878732 gene encoding 60S ribosomal protein L8: MGRVIRAQRKGAGSVFKSHTHHRKGPAKFRTLDFGERNGYLKGVITEVIHDPGRGAPLARITFRHPFRYKHQKELFVAAEGMYTGQFVYCGKKANLMVGNVLPLRSIPEGAVVCNVEHKVGDRGVFARCSGDYAIVISHNPDNGTTRIKLPSGSKKIVPSGCRAMIGQVAGGGRTEKPMLKAGNAYHKYRVKRNCWPKVRGVAMNPVEHPHGGGNHQHIGHASTVRRDAPPGQKVGLIAARRTGRLRGQAAATAAKADKA; this comes from the exons ATGGGCAGGGTAATCAGAGCACAACGTAAAGGAGCAGGTTCCGTTTTCAAATCCCACACGCACCACCGTAAAGGCCCTGCTAAGTTCCGTACACTCGACTTCGGCGAACGTAACGGTTATCTCAAAGGTGTTATAACGGAGGTTATTCATGATCCAGGTAGAGGTGCACCGTTAGCACGTATTACATTCCGTCATCCATTCCGTTACAAGCATCAGAAGGAACTATTTGTGGCGGCGGAAGGAATGTATACTGGACAGTTTGTGTATTGTGGGAAGAAGGCGAATCTTATGGTTGGTAATGTGTTGCCGCTTAGATCGATTCCGGAAGGAGCTGTGGTGTGTAATGTTGAGCATAAAGTTGGTGACCGTGGTGTGTTTGCGAGGTGTTCTGGGGATTATGCTATTGTTATTAGTCATAATCCTGACAATGGAACCACTAG GATTAAGCTCCCATCAGGATCCAAGAAGATCGTACCAAGTGGGTGTCGTGCCATGATTGGCCAGGTAGCTGGAGGAGGACGTACTGAGAAGCCAATGCTTAAGGCAGGTAACGCATACCACAAGTACCGGGTGAAGAGGAACTGCTGGCCCAAGGTTCGTGGTGTTGCTATGAATCCTGTGGAGCATCCTCATGGTGGTGGTAACCATCAACATATTGGTCATGCTAGTACTGTCCGTCGTGATGCTCCACCCGGGCAAAAGGTTGGTCTTATTGCTGCAAGGCGGACTGGTCGTCTTCGTGGTCAAGCTGCTGCCACAGCTGCAAAGGCAGACAAGGCTTAA
- the LOC107878733 gene encoding organelle RRM domain-containing protein 2, mitochondrial, with amino-acid sequence MALRAAATATTTAAVAPRGLRALLSTFSSNFAFNPPSSKQVEKPPPAEPSTNLFVSGLSKRTTSEGLREAFVKFGKVDHARVVTDRVSGYSKGYGFVRYATLEDAEAGIKGMDGQFLDGWVIFAEYARPRPPPPSMQNDNTVPGYGNYNSPSYGRQ; translated from the exons ATGGCCTTGCGTGCAGCAGCGACGGCAACAACAACGGCGGCGGTGGCACCGCGAGGTTTACGAGCACTACTATCTACTTTCTCCTCAAACTTTGCATTCAATCCGCCATCATCAAAACAAGTTGAAAAGCCGCCACCAGCTGAACCATCCACCAATCTCTTCGTTTCTG GGCTAAGCAAACGTACTACCTCAGAAGGGCTCCGTGAAGCCTTTGTAAAATTTGGCAAAGTAGACCATG CCAGAGTGGTGACTGATCGAGTATCTGGTTATTCCAAAGGTTATGGGTTTGTTAGATATGCGACCTTGGAAGATGCTGAAGCTGGTATAAAGGGCATGGATGGCCAG TTTCTTGATGGATGGGTTATCTTTGCCGAGTATGCAagaccaagaccaccacctccctcgATGCAGAACGATAATACAGTACCTGGATATGGCAATTACAATTCACCATCATATGGCAGGCAATAA